A section of the Phaseolus vulgaris cultivar G19833 chromosome 8, P. vulgaris v2.0, whole genome shotgun sequence genome encodes:
- the LOC137826273 gene encoding trihelix transcription factor GT-3b-like → MEGHHLHHHHHHRQQQHQQQHQQQQQHHHPHNITTSANVDATDRFPQWSIQETKEFLVIRAELDQTFMETKRNKQLWEVISNRMKEKGFHRSAEQCKCKWKNLVTRYKGCEAIETEAMRQQFPFYNELQGIFTSRMQRMLWAEAEGGSKKKGVQLSSEDEEEGNEESEGDQKGSMMKKKKKGKMVIGGGSSSNMESLKEIMEEFMRQQMQMEAQWMEAFEARENERRMKEMEWRQTMEALENERMMMDQRWREREDQRRIREEVRADKRDALITALLNKLRREEM, encoded by the exons ATGGAGGGTCATCATCTCCATCACCATCACCATCACCGGCAGCAGCAACATCAACAGCAACATCAACAGCAACAGCAGCATCACCACCCTCACAACATCACAACCAGTGCTAACGTGGATGCCACGGATAGGTTTCCCCAATGGAGCATCCAGGAGACAAAAGAGTTCCTCGTGATCCGTGCGGAGCTGGATCAGACTTTCATGGAGACAAAGAGGAACAAACAGCTTTGGGAAGTCATCTCCAACCGGATGAAGGAAAAGGGTTTCCATAGAAGTGCAGAACAGTGCAAGTGCAAGTGGAAAAACCTCGTTACCCGCTATAAG GGGTGTGAAGCGATAGAGACAGAGGCGATGAGGCAGCAGTTCCCGTTTTACAATGAGCTTCAAGGGATTTTCACATCAAGGATGCAGAGAATGTTGTGGGCAGAAGCAGAAGGAGGGTCGAAGAAGAAGGGGGTGCAGCTTTCATcggaggatgaggaagagggaAATGAAGAGAGTGAGGGAGATCAGAAGGGTAGCatgatgaaaaagaagaagaaggggaAGATGGTAATTGGAGGTGGTAGCAGTAGCAATATGGAGAGTTTGAAGGAGATAATGGAGGAGTTCATGAGGCAACAGATGCAGATGGAGGCACAGTGGATGGAGGCGTTTGAGGCGAGGGAGAATGAGAGGAGGATGAAGGAGATGGAGTGGAGGCAAACCATGGAGGCATTGGAGAATGAGAGGATGATGATGGACCAGAGATGGAGAGAGAGGGAAGATCAAAGAAGGATTAGGGAAGAAGTTAGGGCTGACAAGAGAGATGCTCTAATCACAGCTCTTCTCAACAAGCTCAGAAGAGAAGAGATGTAG